A genomic segment from Aegilops tauschii subsp. strangulata cultivar AL8/78 chromosome 1, Aet v6.0, whole genome shotgun sequence encodes:
- the LOC109746480 gene encoding urease accessory protein G, whose protein sequence is MASQDHHHHGGHSHDDDHHHHHHHGDAAGKGTGAGSWVGEDGRVWHSHDGLAPHSHEPIYSAGDFSKRAPPLDSRSFADRAFTVGIGGPVGTGKTALMLALCTSLRDKYSLAAVTNDIFTKEDGEFLVKHGALPEERIRAVETGGCPHAAIREDISINLGPLEELSNLYKADLLLCESGGDNLAANFSRELADYIIYIIDVSGGDKIPRKGGPGITQADLLVINKTDLASAVGADLAVMERDALRMREGGPFVFAQVKHGVGVEEIVDHVLRAWEIATGNRRR, encoded by the exons GGATGCCGCTGGGAAGGGGACGGGGGCGGGGTCGTGGGTCGGGGAGGACGGGCGCGTGTGGCACTCGCACGACGGCCTGGCGCCGCACTCCCACGAGCCCATCTACTCCGCCGGGGACTTCTCCAAGCGCGCGCCGCCGCTCGACTCCCGCAGCTTCGCCGACCGCGCCTTCACCGTCGGCATCGGCGGCCCCGTCGGCACCGG GAAGACTGCCCTGATGTTAGCACTCTGCACTTCCCTGCGTGACAAATATAGTCTTGCAGCG GTCACAAATGATATATTCACAAAAGAGGATGGAGAATTCTTGGTCAAGCATGGAGCTCTTCCTGAAGAGCGTATACGTGCAGTTGAAACTGGAGGCTGCCCTCACGCAGCTATACGCGAGGACATCAGCATAAATCTGGGCCCTCTGGAGGAGCTATCCAACTTGTACAAGGCCGATTTATTGCTCTGTGAATCTGGAGGAG ATAACCTGGCAGCCAACTTCAGCAGGGAGCTAGCAGACTACATAATCTACATCATCGACGTGTCTGGCGGGGACAAGATACCAAGGAAAGGTGGCCCTGGTATAACCCAGGCAGATCTTTTG GTCATAAACAAGACGGACCTCGCCTCCGCGGTTGGAGCCGACCTGGCGGTGATGGAGCGAGACGCCCTTCGGATGCGGGAAGGAGGGCCCTTCGTGTTCGCCCAG GTGAAACACGGGGTCGGCGTGGAGGAGATCGTGGACCACGTGCTGCGGGCCTGGGAGATCGCCACCGGCAACCGGCGCCGATAG